The genomic interval CCACACACACTGTCACCAGAGACAGTATGTGTGTCTTAATTAGCCACTCTAAGCCCCTGATAAGAGATACCACACTCTCCACCAAAAATATTTCACGATAGACAAGACACCACCAACTGCCGAAAcagaaaacaaaacaaccaaTAAAAACCGAAACACATTGCGATAAACCAGCTTCAGTGGACCCGCTGACTAAACATCGCGTGGCCCCGTACCCTACAATACATATTGCATCGCACATGCACCAAGTCTGTGCACAATCACGACACCATGGAATATTCGCTGGTGGGGTTTCTGACCCCGTTCAAAATCGCTCTGGCGGGGCTCATCATGATATATCTTGATGGAGACATTGCCACAGACCGCATGTCTCTCATGCTCAAGCTACTTCCCTACGTGCAGGGCAACCATCTCGATCTGACTCTGGATCAGCTACTGGAGCTTACCGGCGACACAAGGACGATTTCGACAGGTGAAACGGTCCAGAAGGTGCTTCTGCGTCGGTTACAGGCCATAAAGTCGCTGGACGCTCTTGCCATGTACATTCTGTATCTGGATCGGTATCTGGATGAACCCAACGAAGCTCATCCTGATATTGAAGATGTACACGACCACCGTGCCCAGATTCCGCGTCTAATCAAACGTGACTCGTTcttcttttcgtttttcCGAAAATGCTTTCTCTCGTTCGATTGCATGGAGTTTGACGAAATCAGTCGCGAATTTGAAGCTCTACAAACATGGCTGTCACGATCACGTCAGTTCCAAAAACTCGAACAGCCGCCCAACTACGACGATTCGATACTGGACGAGTCCGCCGTTGAGCTGGACGACGCCAGCGCCTTCTCCAGCTATATTCACGACTTTGTGGAAAAGTCCCACAACAATCCCAACTTGATGGCGTACTCGGACGTGGATCAGGTGGTCCAGCAGCATACCAAGGACATCcgggagaagaagaaacatCTGGACCCACAGATCGCGTCTCTGGCAACCAGCATCGAGGGCCAAGTGCCCCCTTCATTGCATCATATGGAATATGTGATCAGACACgaggcacgtgactcaaaGGCCCTCGACTACCTACATCAGTACTTTGACTACACTATGCATTCCGACAACCGCAGCATGTTCCACTATGCGCTCTTCAGTCTAGCTACTTTCCATGCTGACTTTGACTGCAATCTTGAAGCCTGCAGAGCTGCAGAGGAGGCTATCAACATGGCCAGAGAATCTAACGACCATGCCGGACTCGCGTACATTCTCTCGTGGTTGTACTCCTTTCTGGAGAACCGTCCCAGAGACAAGAAACTGACCCAGGCATTCCAAGATGAGCAGTTTGGCACACAggagcagcttctcaacTTTATCAAGCGAAGATGCTCCTCGAACCCCACTCTGTACGTGCTGGGTCAGTTTTCCGAGACAAAACACATTATGGCCACGTCTGGGTCGCTGTCTCAGGCCCTGGAGTCTCTGTTCAGAGGCACTTTTGTGCAACTTCATCACGATCCCCAGACAATCAGCGTGGATCAATGTTTGTTGCAGTCCGTCATCTACTCGCGAATGGGAATCGGAGCACTGGCCATGGTGCCCCTAGATATGGCCCTCGAGTCGGATACAGATGTACCCCTGACTACAGTGCGAGATCTTAAGGCGTCTGTTCTTCTGGATCGGGGCCGGGTATTCGAAGCCACAGAGCTTTCTTCCGACCCGATCATTCAGCTGCGAGTTGCCATGCACCACGAAGACAGTGATCAGGTGGAGCGTCTATTAGCTCGATTCGAGTCCAATCTTGTCTACCCTCAACTCGAGTACCGCTACTTGGAGTTAAGCTGGGCACGGACCCAAAAGGGGTTCTCTTCTGCTCTTCTTGATTCTATTCAGGAGCAGATTGAGTGGATTGAAAGCAGGGGGCTTGATGTGTACTGGAAGCTGCGGTTTGTCTTACTCTATACTGAGTGTCTGATTGACCAACAGCCTCATTCCAGTCGAGCTCTATCGCTCACATTTAAGTGTGTGCAGCAGACTGAGGCGTCTGGAATCACCGTCCTACTTTTGGAAGCCatccagctgctggccaaggtgCTGGTGGGGTCAGGGAACTATACCGACGCCATTTCAGTTCTTGACGCGTCCATGCCCAAGTGCTGCGAGACAGAGAATGCAGAACTCATTGGCAGGGGATATTCTCTGCTTGCAGATGCTGCTATCGGGTACTACCGAGTGTCTGAGATTAGCGATCTGCTCAATTCTGCAAACAGGTACTTGCATTCGGCTCTGCAATGGTACAGtaaggtggagaagaaacgGGAGTCACGGGATCTGTCGGCTAAGCTGTACCATCTGGCGAAGTTGAGGAAGGTCGATGATGCTACCCTGCATGCTTATGAGAAGAGGGCgttgagagagagggaTAGGGAGTGGGAGTAGGGGATGGAAGACTTCGGGCTATATGTGAGAAGTTGGCGGAAGGAAAGGTTCCATAGGGGTCCTTGCACGTCTGCACTCTGAGGgattttttctgcatatcTGCTGACTCAGAGggtgttggggttggagtACTCGGACTCAATGAGGTGGATAGATGGTGTACTTCTGTTTGAGAtgacagtatgtactatatGCACTTCGGTTGAGAGGGAGGAAGGGGTACTGGCTGAGAGATGGGGCATACATGAGATGGAGTAGTACTTACTATAGTCAGAGTACAGACCATACGTATGTAGGTAATCGCATTTAATGACTTGTGTCGACAtctgttggtgatggtcgTAGCTTTCGGAACATTGCACGACTTGAAGGCTCAAGGCTCCCAGAGGTCTCGTATGCAAGGATTTATTAAATTTTAGTACAATGTAGTCGTTTCCGAGACCGCCAAAAACGAGATCACGTCTCTCTTTCTTTCCCCTATCACCATTGATACATACTCTTTGGTTGTTTATATACTTAGTTGACATTTTGTTAGGGGGAAAGTCAGCTGGGGGTCGATATTTGGATGTACAGAAACGCCAGAAAAACAATAGTTACACAAAAGTGTCCAGGAACATGACACATTGAAGGCTATACAGTAGTACTCCGGTGTGGTCACACAATATTTGCATATTATCGCCATGGTTATGCCAACCCGAGATCTTAGTTTACTTGGGTTTAGTTGGGAACATTAGTAGCCATGTCTAATACTGATTTTGTAACGTGAATGATTAGTATTTATTGGCAGAGTATCAACAGCTGGCTGATAGACACTATGCTCAACGTCCAGCTTCACTAGACCACCAGCTGTCGTATCCGTAGAATCTATATTACACTATGTACAAATTTGGTTCCACTTAGGTGGACAGCATCTTGACAACGAGCTCAAAGGTGCCAAACATGATGATGGAATTGGGCACTGTTCGCAGCAGATGCGGTGTCAGACCTCCGTAGAGAGCCAGGaagccctcctccttgaccaccagCTTGAAACACTGGACTAGACCGGTGTATTTGAGTCGTCCTCCGGTCTCCGAGGGAGCCTGTCTCAATCTGGTTCGAACAACCTCATGAGGGTAAGTGACGAGCGAGGCCATGAGCTTGGCAGCTCCGGCAGCTCCACTCTGGGCCGACCAGTCCAAAAACGAGTCCAGCGACGTTCGCTTATATCCGTGAATCTGtctctgcttctccttgtttcGAATGAGCTgcttcatcttctcgtaGAGCACCCACTGCAGGGTGGACTCGGAGGCGCCCAGATACGACGCTGTCAGACCCTTGTAGAGACCTCTGATTCCCTCCGTTCGCATCACCTGCCTCAGACAGTCCCACGAGTTTTTGTACTGTCTGAGATGGGTCTCTGGAGAGGCCTTGTCCAGCTGCAGACGGGTCTTGATGAGCCAGATGGGGTTAGTGCATGTGGATGTGACGATGCCGGCGTTGGCGGCGGCCAGCAGGTGAACCCACGACGCTTCCTTGCCGTCGTTGAACTCCTTGGCGATGAACTCCTTGCCCACTCCGTaggtgaagaagttgatggATCTAGAAGGGATGACGCCGACCAGATTGGGCCCCAGACCCTTGAACAGCGCCCGATAGCCCTCCTGTCTGTAGATGTTTTTGAGAATGCTGCCGGTCTCGACAAAGTGCAGCCAGGCGTTTCGGAACGGGCCTTTGGGGTTGCCGTAAGCAGTTCGCATCTCTGCGAGCTGTGTTTTGTAGAAATCAGCCTGTAGACGGGTCTTGACAACGTCCAGAGGACAAGTGAAGACAGCTCCGGTCATGCCTCCGATACCTCCCGCCACAAAATGGACCCAGGGCGAAACCTGGACCACCTGGTCCACGGGCGTCGCCTTGTCTTCCGAAAGCCGCATCGCAGGGTATGTCGCGGAGCCCTCGTCGCTCTCCAGCGTGCTCTTGGGTCGTACGTAGTCCTTCATGGTAAGTGACGTTGA from Yarrowia lipolytica chromosome 1F, complete sequence carries:
- a CDS encoding uncharacterized protein (Compare to YALI0F05500g, similar to uniprot|P38127 Saccharomyces cerevisiae YBR192w RIM2 mitochondrial carrier protein, similar to Saccharomyces cerevisiae RIM2 (YBR192W); ancestral locus Anc_8.552), with the translated sequence MKDYVRPKSTLESDEGSATYPAMRLSEDKATPVDQVVQVSPWVHFVAGGIGGMTGAVFTCPLDVVKTRLQADFYKTQLAEMRTAYGNPKGPFRNAWLHFVETGSILKNIYRQEGYRALFKGLGPNLVGVIPSRSINFFTYGVGKEFIAKEFNDGKEASWVHLLAAANAGIVTSTCTNPIWLIKTRLQLDKASPETHLRQYKNSWDCLRQVMRTEGIRGLYKGLTASYLGASESTLQWVLYEKMKQLIRNKEKQRQIHGYKRTSLDSFLDWSAQSGAAGAAKLMASLVTYPHEVVRTRLRQAPSETGGRLKYTGLVQCFKLVVKEEGFLALYGGLTPHLLRTVPNSIIMFGTFELVVKMLST
- a CDS encoding uncharacterized protein (Compare to YALI0F05478g, similar to Saccharomyces cerevisiae APC5 (YOR249C); ancestral locus Anc_8.689, similar to uniprot|Q08683 Saccharomyces cerevisiae YOR249c APC5 component of the anaphase-promoting complex), whose translation is MEYSLVGFLTPFKIALAGLIMIYLDGDIATDRMSLMLKLLPYVQGNHLDLTLDQLLELTGDTRTISTGETVQKVLLRRLQAIKSLDALAMYILYLDRYLDEPNEAHPDIEDVHDHRAQIPRLIKRDSFFFSFFRKCFLSFDCMEFDEISREFEALQTWLSRSRQFQKLEQPPNYDDSILDESAVELDDASAFSSYIHDFVEKSHNNPNLMAYSDVDQVVQQHTKDIREKKKHLDPQIASLATSIEGQVPPSLHHMEYVIRHEARDSKALDYLHQYFDYTMHSDNRSMFHYALFSLATFHADFDCNLEACRAAEEAINMARESNDHAGLAYILSWLYSFLENRPRDKKLTQAFQDEQFGTQEQLLNFIKRRCSSNPTLYVLGQFSETKHIMATSGSLSQALESLFRGTFVQLHHDPQTISVDQCLLQSVIYSRMGIGALAMVPLDMALESDTDVPLTTVRDLKASVLLDRGRVFEATELSSDPIIQLRVAMHHEDSDQVERLLARFESNLVYPQLEYRYLELSWARTQKGFSSALLDSIQEQIEWIESRGLDVYWKLRFVLLYTECLIDQQPHSSRALSLTFKCVQQTEASGITVLLLEAIQLLAKVLVGSGNYTDAISVLDASMPKCCETENAELIGRGYSLLADAAIGYYRVSEISDLLNSANRYLHSALQWYSKVEKKRESRDLSAKLYHLAKLRKVDDATLHAYEKRALRERDREWE